The nucleotide window CCTGGAAGATGCCGGCGCCATCGTACTCGGCAAGACCAACTGCGACGAGTTCGCCATGGGCTCGTCCAACGAAAACTCCGGCTACTGGCCGGTGCGCAACCCGCGCGACAGGGAGCGCGTGCCCGGCGGCTCCTCGGGCGGATCGGCGGCAGCGGTGGCCGCAGGAATGTGCGTGGCCGCGCTGGGCTCCGATACCGGCGGCTCCATTCGCCAGCCCGCCGCCTTCTGCGGCGTGGTCGGCCTGATGCCCACCTATGGCCGCGTCTCGCGCTACGGCCTGATCGCCTTTGCTTCGTCACTCGATCACATCGGCCCGCTCACCAAGTCGGTGAAGGACGCCGCCATCCTGCTGCGCCACATCGCCGGCCGCGATCCCAACGACTCCACCTCCGCCGACGTGCCCGTCCCCGACTACGTTGAAGAGATTGAAAAGCCGGTGCGCGGGCTCAAGCTGGGCGTGCCCAAGGAGTACTTCGGCGAAGGGCTGAATCCCGAAGTTCGCAAAGCCGTGGAGGACGGCATTCAGAAGCTGGCCCGCGCCGGCTGCGAGATCGTCAACATCTCGCTGCCCCACACTCCATATGCGATCCCCACCTATTACGTGATCGCCACCGCCGAGGCGTCATCCAACCTTGCCCGCTACGACGGTGTGCGCTACGGCTACCGCTGGCGCGGCGCCCGCACGCTTTCTGAGATGTACC belongs to Terriglobales bacterium and includes:
- the gatA gene encoding Asp-tRNA(Asn)/Glu-tRNA(Gln) amidotransferase subunit GatA; its protein translation is LEDAGAIVLGKTNCDEFAMGSSNENSGYWPVRNPRDRERVPGGSSGGSAAAVAAGMCVAALGSDTGGSIRQPAAFCGVVGLMPTYGRVSRYGLIAFASSLDHIGPLTKSVKDAAILLRHIAGRDPNDSTSADVPVPDYVEEIEKPVRGLKLGVPKEYFGEGLNPEVRKAVEDGIQKLARAGCEIVNISLPHTPYAIPTYYVIATAEASSNLARYDGVRYGYRWRGARTLSEMYRRSRDEGFGAEVKRRIILGTYVLSAGYYDAYYLKAQRVRTLLTRDFDNAFKQVDAIVTPTTPTPAFKLGEKTDDPLAMYLADIYTVTADLAGVPGISVPCGQSRDGLPIGMQILGRHFDEATLVRLGHALEHAQAA